The Mycolicibacterium doricum genome includes a region encoding these proteins:
- a CDS encoding ABC transporter substrate-binding protein → MSSAWSRRMFLAMTAALAGSTALAGCGDDEPGTVAKDGSVTVAHAFGETRIPGPPHRVVSAGLTEQDDLLAVGVVPIAVTDWFGGEPFGVWPWARSHLGASQPTVLSLADGIQVEAIRGLNPDLIVATNAGVDADTYTTLSQIAPTVAQRGSAAFFEPWKEQATVIGQAVFKAGEMQALIARVEERFTDAATANPQFAGKKALLLRGPLHRDSVPAVLPGWRTDFLNQMGFTVVDPGGPLIPRNRIAAVLDTADVLIWTTENEQEQGALLADPTIAGLKAVAGGRTIFTDKELAGAIAFASPLSYPLVANRLPPLLAQVLA, encoded by the coding sequence GTGTCATCCGCCTGGTCGCGCCGCATGTTCCTGGCCATGACAGCCGCGCTCGCCGGTTCGACGGCACTCGCCGGCTGCGGAGATGACGAGCCTGGCACCGTCGCGAAGGACGGCTCCGTCACCGTCGCCCACGCCTTCGGCGAGACCCGCATCCCCGGGCCTCCCCACCGTGTCGTCAGCGCCGGACTCACCGAACAGGACGACCTGCTGGCCGTCGGCGTGGTGCCGATCGCCGTCACCGACTGGTTCGGCGGTGAACCGTTCGGCGTATGGCCCTGGGCGCGAAGCCATCTCGGTGCGTCACAGCCGACCGTGCTCAGCCTCGCCGACGGTATCCAGGTCGAGGCGATCCGCGGGCTGAACCCCGACCTGATCGTCGCCACCAACGCCGGCGTCGACGCCGACACGTACACGACGCTGTCGCAGATCGCCCCGACAGTGGCCCAGAGGGGGTCAGCCGCCTTCTTCGAACCGTGGAAGGAGCAGGCCACCGTGATCGGCCAGGCGGTGTTCAAGGCGGGCGAGATGCAGGCGCTCATCGCGCGCGTCGAGGAGCGGTTCACCGATGCCGCCACGGCCAACCCGCAGTTTGCCGGTAAGAAAGCGCTCCTACTGCGCGGCCCGCTCCACCGCGACAGCGTGCCGGCCGTGCTCCCCGGTTGGCGCACTGACTTCCTCAACCAGATGGGTTTCACCGTCGTCGATCCTGGGGGCCCGCTGATCCCGCGCAACCGGATAGCCGCCGTCCTCGACACCGCCGACGTCCTGATCTGGACCACCGAGAACGAACAGGAGCAGGGCGCGCTTCTCGCCGACCCGACCATCGCGGGGTTGAAGGCCGTCGCGGGTGGGCGCACCATCTTCACCGACAAGGAGCTGGCCGGGGCCATCGCGTTCGCCTCCCCGCTGTCCTACCCCCTGGTGGCCAACCGGCTGCCGCCCCTGCTCGCGCAGGTCCTGGCCTGA